A part of Neovison vison isolate M4711 chromosome 6, ASM_NN_V1, whole genome shotgun sequence genomic DNA contains:
- the CCR9 gene encoding C-C chemokine receptor type 9, which translates to MVATEFTTFFSNVSDDYGYHSMSTTDDDFENPFCEKSHVRRFASYFLPPLYWLVFIVGAVGNSLVILVYWYCTRVKTMTDMFLLNLAIADLLFLITLPFWAIAAADQWRFQPFLCNVVNSLYKMNFYSCVLLIMCISVDRYIAIAQAMRAQTWRQKRLLYSKMICLTVWIVAAMLCIPEILYSQLRKQLDITICTMVYPSDQSTRVKSTVLTLKVLLGFFLPFVVMACCYTIIIHTLLQARKSSKHKALKVTITVLTVFVLSQFPYNCILLVQTIDAYTMFISDCAISINIDICFQVTQTIAFFHSCLNPVLYVFVGERFRRDLIKTLKNLGCISQAQWVSFTRREGSVKLSSMLLETTSGALSY; encoded by the exons ATGGTGGCCACAGAATTCACA ACCTTCTTCTCTAACGTATCTGACGACTACGGCTACCACTCCATGTCTACCACGGATGATGACTTTGAGAACCCTTTCTGTGAGAAAAGCCACGTCAGGCGGTTTGCGAGCTACTTCCTCCCCCCCTTGTACTGGCTTGTGTTCATCGTGGGCGCCGTGGGCAACAGTCTGGTCATCCTTGTCTACTGGTACTGCACACGGGTCAAGACCATGACCGACATGTTCCTCTTGAATCTGGCAATCGCCGACCTTCTCTTTCTCATCACCCTTCCCTTCTGGGCCATCGCCGCTGCCGACCAGTGGCGGTTCCAGCCCTTCCTGTGCAATGTGGTCAACAGCTTGTACAAGATGAACTTCTACAGCTGCGTGCTGTTGATCATGTGCATCAGCGTGGACCGGTACATCGCCATCGCTCAGGCCATGAGAGCCCAGACCTGGAGGCAGAAAAGGCTCCTGTACAGCAAAATGATTTGCCTCACCGTCTGGATAGTGGCAGCCATGCTCTGCATCCCAGAAATCCTGTACAGTCAACTCAGGAAGCAATTGGACATTACCATCTGCACCATGGTTTACCCCAGCGACCAGAGCACCAGAGTGAAGTCCACGGTCTTGACCCTGAAGGTCCTCCTGGGCTTCTTCCTCCCTTTCGTGGTCATGGCGTGCTGTTACACCATCATCATTCACACTCTGTTACAAGCCAGGAAGTCCTCCAAGCACAAGGCCCTGAAGGTGACCATTACAGTCCTTACGGTCTTTGTCCTGTCTCAGTTCCCCTACAACTGCATTCTGTTGGTGCAGACCATCGATGCCTACACCATGTTCATTTCCGACTGTGCCATTTCCATCAACATTGACATCTGCTTCCAGGTCACTCAAACCATCGCCTTCTTCCACAGTTGCCTGAACCCCGTCCTCTACGTCTTTGTGGGTGAGAGATTCCGCCGGGATCTCATAAAGACCCTGAAGAACTTGGGTTGCATCAGCCAGGCACAGTGGGTCTCATTCACGAGGAGAGAGGGAAGTGTGAAGCTATCATCCATGCTGCTGGAGACGACCTCTGGTGCTCTCTCCTACTGA